A portion of the Rhizoctonia solani chromosome 6, complete sequence genome contains these proteins:
- a CDS encoding Retrotransposable element Tf2 protein: protein MEPEPSLTALLKAITALTATVGSLQDQIKSQGKQITQLTAICKETNNLVGDKDQGGAQTKPGPSTGPVTPPTHSGGETHTPGTVRPGLKAPFRPSRGTGFDSKEKEEPRQPKKSLRERLGGSSVKRPKMDLPNPYKGDIRGRKATQWLDRMLLWVALHRDQFDKEEQMVVWILYHMTEKAADWALPVIGAIIKGKGNPPTTIPALTAKFKEAFADPDAKRAAARKIAALTQTTTTLEYVTEFRNLMAELNWNKEAYIAQFTRSLHWKVKELLSTKDSIPDELEAIFAASIKIDNICRENKENRPKKLPAKPLATAATTSTTTTRVRLSEDPNYVTPEERDRRRASGLCVKCGQKGHGIKQCPNGWKATIKEVAKSLVPKLDVHVLDCKFVSLALDSNKKPLLFINLKLHNFPTEHLKTLIDSGATLNFISPLIVEKYKIPKTQLENPRVVRMLDGTISQTGCIWHQVQLAVLANGHKHSIPFLVCPIGNTSAILGMTWLTSESPLIDWHQGTVTFPEQAQIASKEEADPDPLADLPPQYHEFAKVFGKEEFKVLPPHREYDIAIDLIPNAKLSPGPIYGMTDAESRALKQHIDEELATGKIRPSTSSAGAPVMFVKKANGSLRLVVDYRKLNDVTHKNVYPLPRQDDLMAKLRHAKVFTKLDLRWGYNNVWIKEGDEWKTAFRTKYGLFEYLVMPFGLTNAPAAFQHFMNNLFRDLIDVTVVIYLDDILIFLEDPKDHPTHVREVLSRLLRNQLFCKLSKCHFHVTTVDYLGIVISPAGFSMDQKKIEAVTTWPTPKTVKQVQAFLGFVNYLRRFIPNFSLVARPLHNLTKKETPWTWEIQEEEAFRELKSLVTKSPVLIHSKPDQPYYLETNASGVAMGAILSQRGEDNRLHPIAYMSKSFSSAEANYDTHNKELLAIIKALEEWRIFLEATDKPVQVFTDHWNLEYWMQARTFNRRHARWRIFLSNFNFEIHYQPGKQSGKPDALSRRSDYVDNPSEPEVMLPAEVFANTSQEELEIVTEVRSKLREDPSLDSIIQFLTKDADNAPPSIRKAYKDYDWEEDLLWYRGKLVIPDNEPLKERLLREFHDSPLAGHPGQQRTLELLSCNYWWPGMKSTAKEWVECCPICQANQRAHAPVIALKPLEVPPYPFHTISYDFITGFPKSQGHNAILVVIDSFSKFGHFIPTSKKVTARGLADLFITHVWKLHGLPVKTVLDRGTTFTGKFLRALYQVNQFIEFYLRSYVAADHSDWAAWLPLAEYAYNNAKHAATGKTPFELVYGRSPVMNPSNVPANVPEADNVADTLAREWKEAKSALKLSKERMTRNQGTVPEYLIGEKVWLDGKNVELRTNSNKLDPKRLGPFKILEKISSHAYRLELPETLKIHDVFYVGLLSKSHESPSQPFPERPPPETIEGEEEYKVEQIIDSKRQQGKWFYLIKWKGYGPEDNSWEPKELLEHSQEEIQRFNKSQLKKACDSAKSL, encoded by the exons atggaaccagagccgtcccttaccgctctcctcaaggctatcacagccctcacagccacagtcgggtccttgcaggaccaaatcaaatcacaaggcaagcaaatcacACAGCTCACCGctatatgcaaggaaaccaacaaccttgttggtgacaaggaccagggcggagcccaaaccaagcctggcccatcaactgggcctgtcacccctcctacccactcaggaggggaaacccacactccaggcacggttaggcctgggctcaaggctcccttccgcccttcaaggggtacagggtttgactccaaggagaaagaagagccaaggcaaccaaaaaagagcctcagGGAACGCCTAGGCG ggtccagcgtaaaaagacccaagatggacctccccaaCCCTTATAAAGGAGACATTaggggacgcaaggccacGCAATGGCTGGACCGCATGCTGCTCTGGGTGGCCCTAcacagggaccaatttgacaaggaggagcaaatggttgtgtggatactttaccacatgacagaaaAGGCAGCCGATTGGGCACTCCCTGTCATAggagccatcatcaagggcaagggcaacccGCCGaccaccatcccggccttaacggccaaatttaaggaggcatttgcagaccctgatgccaaaagggcggctgccaggaagattgccgcgttgactcagaccacaaccacgtTGGAGTATGTCACGgaattccgcaatctcatggcggaactcaactggaacaaggaggcatatattgcccaattcacacgcagtcttcactggaaggtcaaagaactcCTGTCTACCAAAGACAGTATTCCCGACGAGTTAGAGGCTATCTTTGCTGCCTCCATCAAGATTGACAACATTTGTCGggagaacaaggagaaccgtcCCAAGAAGCTCCCTGCCAAGCCCTTGGCCACCGCGGCcactacctccaccactaccaccagggtccgcctatccgaggatcccaactacgtcaccccggaagaaagggaccgccgccgcgcatctggcctttgcgtcaagtgcggccaaaaagggcatggcatcaaacaatgccctaaTGGTTGGAAAGCCACGATCAAGGAAGTGGCCAAG TCCCTGGTCCCTAAAttagatgtgcatgtattggATTGCAAATTTGTATCTTTGGCTCTAGACTCAAATAAGAAGCCTCTTTTATTTATCAATCTCAAACTACACAACTTCCCAACGGAACACCTTAAAACTctcattgactcaggagccacattgaacttcatctcccccttgattgtggaaaaatataaaataccaaaaacccagcttgaaaatccacgagttgtgagaatgttagatggtacaatttcccagactggttgcatatggcaccaggttcaactcgcggttttggccaatggccataaacactccattcctttcctagtCTGCCCCATTGGGAACACCTCCGCTATCCTAGGAATGACTTGGCTCACATCAGAATCCCCACTCATTGATTGGCATCAAGGGACAgtcaccttccctgaacaagcacaaattgcctccaaggaagaagcggacccaGATCCTctagcagacctcccccctcagtaccatgagtttgctaaagtatttggcaaagaagaatttaaggtcctacCCCCTCACAGGGAATACGATATTGCAATAGACCTTATTCCCAATGCCAAACTTTCCCCCGGGCCAATTTACGGAATGACCGACGCAGAATCAAGAGCGCTAAAGCAGcatattgatgaagaactggccacaggcaaaatccgtcctagtacctcctctgCTGGCGCTCCAgtaatgtttgtcaaaaaggccaaTGGTTCCCTCAGgctggttgttgattacaggaagttgaatgacgTTACCCATAAGAATGTATATCCCTTACCAAGGCAGgacgacctcatggctaaacttaggcatgccaaggtcttcacaaaattggacttacgctggggCTATAATAACgtttggatcaaggaaggtgatgaatggaagacagctttTAGGACTAAATACGGCCTATTTGAGTACCTAgtgatgccctttggtcttaccaatgcccccgcagcgttccaacacttcatgaacaatctgtttagggacctcatcgacgtcactgtggtgatctacttggatgacatcctgatcttcttggaagaccccaaggaccacccaacccatgtcagggaggtcCTATCACGGCTATTGAGGAATCAGctgttctgtaaactctctaagtgccacttccatgttacgacagtagattaccttggcattgtcatttCCCCAGCTGggttctcaatggaccaaaagaagattgaggccgtCACTACCTGGCCCACGCCCAAAACCGTTAaacaggtccaagccttcctagggtttgtcaactaccttaggcgcttcattcccaatttcagcttggttgcCCGTCCCCTCCACAATCTCACAAAGAAGGAAACCCCATGGACGTGGGAAatccaagaagaagaggcgTTTCGGGAGTTGAAATCTCTGGTTACTAAGTCCCCGGTCCTTATCCACTCCAAACCTGACCAACCGTATTACCTGGAAACCAATGCGTcaggagtagctatgggagccatcctaAGCCAACGAGGGGAGGATAACCGCCTTCACCCAATTGCttacatgtccaagtccttctccAGTGCAGaagctaattatgacacccacaataaggagctcctggcaatTATTAAGGCACTGGAagaatggaggatattcCTGGAGGCAACGGATAAACCAGTACAGGTGTTCACAGACCATTGGAACttagaatactggatgcaggcaaggacattcaaCCGGCGACACGCaagatggcgcatattcctgagcaacttcaattttgaaatccactaccaaccagggaaacagtcggGAAAGCCAGACGCATTGTCCAGGCGATCAGACTATGTTGACAACCCctcagaaccagaagtcatgcttccagcagaagtctttgcaaacacatctcaggaagaactggagattgtcacagaagtaCGTTCCAAACTAAGGGAAGATCCCTCCCTGGAttccatcatccagttcctgacCAAGGATGCCGACAATGCTCCCCCATCAATAAGGAAGGCGTACAAGGATTAcgactgggaagaggacctcctcTGGTACCGGGGAAAATTGGTAATTCCAGACAATGAACCCCTGAAGGAAAGACTCCTCAGagaattccacgactcccccctagcaggacatccaggtcAGCAAAGAACCCTCGAACTCCTAAGttgtaactactggtggcctggCATGAAGTCTacagccaaagaatgggtagaatgttgccctatctgccaagccaaccaacgcGCTCATGCTCCTGTCATCGCCCttaaacccctagaagttcccccttatccgttccacaccatctcttaTGACTTCATTACAGGGTTTCCCAAGTCCCAAGGTCACAACGCTATACTGGTGGTAATagactccttttccaaatttggccattttatccccacttccaagaaggtcacagcaaGGGGTCTGGCGGATCTATTCATTAcccacgtctggaaactccatgggctacctgtcaaaacagtcttggatagaggaactaccttcacgggaaaattcctaagggcactttACCA agtcaaccagttcatcgaATTTTACCTACGCTCCTACGTTGCAGCTGATCATTCTGATTGGGCAGCCTGGTTACCTTTGGCGgaatatgcgtacaataatgccaaacacgCAGCAACGGGAAAAACACCCTTTGAACTGGTCTACGGACGAAGCCCAGTGATGAACCcttccaacgtcccagccaacgtaccagaggcAGACAATGTAGCAGACACACTAGcccgggaatggaaggaagccaaGTCAGCCCTCAAACTAagcaaagaacggatgacCAGGAACCAAGGAACAGTACCGGAGTACTTGATAGGAGagaaagtctggctagatggaaagaacgtagaactcaggaccaattcaaacaaattggaccccaaacgtcttggtcccttcaaaatccttgagaaaatctccagccacgcctaccgcctggaactcccagaaactctgaaaatccatgacgtcttCTATGTTGGGTTGCTATCAAAGAGCCACGAgtcaccaagtcaaccattcccggaacgacctccccctgaaacaatagaaggggaggaagagtacaaagttgaacagatcattgactcaaaacgtcaacaaggaaagtggttctacctgataaaatggaaaggttacggtccagaagacaattcatgggaacccaaggaactcctggaacaTAGTCAAGAGGaaatccaacgcttcaacaagtcacaactgaaaaaggcttgtgactccgccaagagcctttaa